The Brettanomyces bruxellensis chromosome 8, complete sequence genome segment TCTCTTCTTGCACGGTTCAAAATCTTAGTAAAGCTCTGCACCCTGAATCTCATTCTCTGGTGCAAGTAGCACTTGACAATCTTGATATGGTAGTGGAAGTATGAGCGGAAAAGCTCAATTTGTGTAATGGTGTTCCATTTCACCTCTTCTGTGCTTAAATGCCTTGGgaataaaacaaatgtGATGTAggtcttctttttatccttattctccttctccacCGATTGAATCTCAAGTGGAATCTCATGATGCGAATTTATCACTTGAGGGGCCTTCTGTATAGATCTTCTTCTGGCATCGGAGAATTCTTGCAAGAACACCTTCGAGAAAACTTTATCCGTCTCATCACTAAAGATCGTCGAAAAAATCACAGTGACACGATCATTCGATGGCTTTATAAAAATCGATTCATTATCCCTATAGTGCAATGTGATGACAGGCTCTTTGGAACTTTTTCTGGCCTCTTCCCCATAAATATTGTTTGGATCTGCAGGTTGTTCTTTGGCAAGAACTTCGTATCTTGCAAAAGTTTCAAGGAATGGAGCTGCAAAGCAGTTTCTTTTTAATAAAGAAAGCTCGCTGATAAGAGCAGACTTCTCCTCAGCCGTTTTCAAGCTAACCTTGCTCAAATCAACGTAAAGACTGTAGTTGTAACCTGGTTCTGCATTGTCCCCAGAGAGTATACTGAGGAAAGTAGAGTACTTAGAATAGATGGACTCAAGTAAATCCAAAGTTCCATGTTGGATAAGATCGTCCCAGCATTTGATATTTAAGGATAGAAGAATTGCAGTCTTCTCTTTTGGTGTTGAAATGTGATAGGCTGTAAAATCGTAATCTGTGACAATCCGGTCAAGAGAAACTGGTTCATAATCACTGGCAAAGGCCTTGGTGAAGGTCTTTTGAATAAGTAAGTTTTC includes the following:
- a CDS encoding uncharacterized protein (BUSCO:EOG09263EQZ); amino-acid sequence: MLLLQPENLLIQKTFTKAFASDYEPVSLDRIVTDYDFTAYHISTPKEKTAILLSLNIKCWDDLIQHGTLDLLESIYSKYSTFLSILSGDNAEPGYNYSLYVDLSKVSLKTAEEKSALISELSLLKRNCFAAPFLETFARYEVLAKEQPADPNNIYGEEARKSSKEPVITLHYRDNESIFIKPSNDRVTVIFSTIFSDETDKVFSKVFLQEFSDARRRSIQKAPQVINSHHEIPLEIQSVEKENKDKKKTYITFVLFPRHLSTEEVKWNTITQIELFRSYFHYHIKIVKCYLHQRMRFRVQSFTKILNRARRDVSDEELRAERKTASGRRFEALS